CCTGCGATGACGAAATCAGAGGCGCGGATCATCTGAGCGAACCGCCTTCTCCGGGAGAGGGAGAGGGGTTGTTCGGATTTGGAATTTCGATACATGACCGCATCATCAAAATCGTAGACGATTTTCTTTGCCCTTTTCCGAAGGAGCCAGAGCCTCGGGTGATTGAATCGTTTCCTTTGGATAAAGACGATATCATAACGAGGAAGCGATCTGAACCATCGAAGGTATTCCCGGGGAGTCCTGGGGAAAAGTTCGACCGTGGCCTCCACCCCGTTGGATTGGAGATAGGAGAGGTATTGGAGCACCCGATACCGACTGGCGGCAACAGTGTATCCTTGGATAAGAAAAAGGACCTTCAACAAATCGCTCTTCCCCCGATCAGGGATTGCAAAACCTGATAAAGTTGGTGAAAACAGACCTCGATACAATAGCCTTCCTTCACGGTCTCGATGCCCTGGCGGCCCATCTCCCTTCGCATGCCGGGGTCCTCGAGGAGCGTCTCCAAATGCCTGACCCATTCTTCCTCGGTTTCCGCCCAGAAACCGTTGACCCCGGGTTTGATGATATCGCGGTTCATCCCCACGGGTGAACAGACTACCGGGAGGCCGACGCTCAAATATTGAAGAATTTTTACACCGCATTTCCCCCTTGACCAGGGGTGGTCCTGGAGGGGCATCACCCCGATATCGAAAGAAATTAAGTCCAGATTCTCTTCCTCCAGGGCCCAGGGTTTATTGATCGTGGGAAGGAATCGGGATTCAAAATGGCCATCGCTGACGATTTTTAAAGCCAAATTCGGGAACCTTGAGGCCAAGGTCCTAAACACGGGCTCTAATTTCTGGAGGTACCGCAAATTACCCTTGGTCCCCATCCACCCGATGATCAAAGGAGAGGAGGAGGTGGGTTCCTTTTTCAAGGGGTAAGCCCTCAAATCGACCGGGGTGGGAATGACCGAGACGTTTTTTCGGGGATCGGCTCTTAACACTTCCTCTCGAAGAAAGGAGTTCCCCGCAATCACCGC
The genomic region above belongs to Thermodesulfobacteriota bacterium and contains:
- a CDS encoding glycosyltransferase family 4 protein, with the protein product MNIIFLTHSSDQGHRFRVEQYFPLLRHRGVWPLWQPLPASIQDRFSIYMRLPQYDLVFIQRRLLSPIEFSWIRRKSKKILFDLDDAIMYRSSSSPKPRSLSRWVKFKWMVKKSDAVIAGNSFLREEVLRADPRKNVSVIPTPVDLRAYPLKKEPTSSSPLIIGWMGTKGNLRYLQKLEPVFRTLASRFPNLALKIVSDGHFESRFLPTINKPWALEEENLDLISFDIGVMPLQDHPWSRGKCGVKILQYLSVGLPVVCSPVGMNRDIIKPGVNGFWAETEEEWVRHLETLLEDPGMRREMGRQGIETVKEGYCIEVCFHQLYQVLQSLIGGRAIC